Proteins co-encoded in one Vibrio fortis genomic window:
- a CDS encoding TfoX/Sxy family DNA transformation protein, whose translation MTETAFINYVSKFGEHQKRSMFGGTGLFQSDAMFALISEGCLFIRGGESLDEKLTDLDCEKYRHVKKQTTATVNYYDITDLFTCEHPELDSIIRTSIDNSVQQRSFKKSTASRRLRDLPNMQLTLERMVKKAGVEDVSMFMQLGASEVFSKVRKTYGNDVDLKLLWKFAGAIDGIHWKLLQEPRKQQLLKSCH comes from the coding sequence ATGACCGAGACAGCATTTATTAATTACGTAAGTAAGTTTGGTGAGCACCAAAAGCGTTCAATGTTTGGAGGTACAGGCCTCTTCCAGAGCGATGCGATGTTTGCACTGATTAGCGAAGGTTGTTTATTTATTCGCGGTGGTGAGTCGTTAGATGAAAAATTGACGGATCTAGACTGTGAAAAATATCGCCATGTCAAAAAGCAGACAACAGCCACTGTAAATTACTACGATATTACCGATCTGTTTACGTGTGAGCACCCTGAACTGGATAGCATTATTCGAACTTCTATCGACAATTCGGTTCAACAACGTAGTTTCAAAAAATCGACTGCTAGCCGTCGTTTACGTGACTTACCCAATATGCAATTGACGTTAGAGCGTATGGTTAAGAAAGCTGGTGTTGAAGATGTCTCTATGTTTATGCAGTTAGGCGCATCTGAAGTTTTCAGTAAGGTTCGTAAAACTTACGGCAATGATGTCGACCTAAAGCTACTTTGGAAATTTGCTGGTGCAATTGATGGTATTCACTGGAAACTGCTTCAAGAGCCTCGTAAACAACAGCTGTTGAAGAGCTGTCACTAG
- a CDS encoding HDOD domain-containing protein, translated as MNHLSFYWLPENKALLLEGLETEFAQLVSSSIASGKINLPPIPDVVLKIQKLCTLESTGIADVATCLLEDPGLTAIVIRVANSVVFNRRNITCVDIMTAVSRLGILRVRDIVTAQAIEQLKHTVNLSQDCNQLLRQSASISKELGATMVLVTNQFKEHEPQEYSYLEQEKALLVGLLADIGLFCLVSEYHNYLERGNYLDQDIALQIFQTQCSATSQLVLKQWGFDRDFIDVSSNKSSINSEKDVSYLDIARIANHLLMFRNNDENIDSHEVELNVTGAEVLYQLSNLNDNEFHGQLNDVISASGL; from the coding sequence ATGAATCATTTATCCTTTTATTGGCTTCCTGAGAACAAAGCACTTCTACTCGAAGGACTCGAGACTGAGTTCGCACAACTGGTTAGTAGCTCTATTGCCTCTGGTAAAATCAACTTACCTCCAATCCCAGATGTGGTTTTGAAAATTCAGAAACTTTGTACCCTTGAATCAACAGGAATTGCTGATGTAGCAACATGCTTGTTAGAGGATCCTGGTTTAACTGCTATCGTCATTCGTGTTGCCAACTCAGTGGTATTCAACCGCCGCAACATCACTTGCGTAGACATCATGACTGCGGTATCGCGCCTCGGTATTCTAAGAGTCCGTGACATAGTGACAGCACAAGCGATTGAGCAGCTAAAGCACACCGTCAACCTAAGCCAAGATTGCAATCAGCTGCTAAGACAAAGCGCGTCGATTTCAAAAGAGCTTGGGGCGACGATGGTTCTGGTCACCAACCAGTTCAAAGAGCACGAACCACAGGAATATAGCTATCTGGAACAAGAGAAAGCGCTCTTGGTAGGCTTGCTTGCCGACATCGGCCTGTTCTGTTTGGTTAGCGAATATCATAACTATCTAGAGAGAGGCAATTACCTCGATCAAGACATCGCATTACAGATCTTCCAAACTCAATGTTCAGCCACCAGCCAGTTGGTTCTGAAGCAGTGGGGTTTCGATCGAGATTTTATTGATGTCTCTTCCAATAAGTCCTCTATAAACAGTGAGAAAGACGTTTCTTACCTCGATATTGCACGAATTGCTAATCATCTCTTGATGTTTAGAAACAATGATGAAAACATCGACTCTCACGAAGTCGAACTTAACGTCACTGGAGCTGAAGTTCTCTATCAACTCAGCAACTTAAATGACAATGAGTTCCACGGACAGCTTAACGACGTTATCAGTGCCAGCGGTTTATAA
- a CDS encoding lysine exporter LysO family protein, whose amino-acid sequence MFTGMIFIFAPLVVGYLFSISNEKTLELINRSTSYLIYVILSLMGLSLAALDNLGSNLQTILLYTATFFVCLSACNLLALPLIDKALPLQTDSSQKKLPLSSMALESAKLILVVGSGLIAGLLLPISLGWVDTASEWILFALLFFIGIQLRNSGLTLRQILLNKHGMVIAATIIVTSMLGGVIAAYLLDIPLFRALAMSAGFGWYSLAGILMGDAFGPVYGGASFMLELLRELVALVVIPMLIRSYPCTSIGYAGATAMDFTLPVIQTTGGVRCVPIAIVSGFILSLLVPVLMLFFVSLAN is encoded by the coding sequence ATGTTTACAGGGATGATCTTCATTTTTGCCCCGCTTGTGGTGGGGTACCTATTTTCTATTTCTAATGAAAAGACGTTAGAGCTGATTAACCGCTCTACCTCTTATCTGATTTACGTCATTTTGAGCCTGATGGGACTTAGCCTTGCGGCATTGGATAACCTAGGCAGTAACCTACAAACAATCTTGCTCTACACGGCAACATTCTTTGTCTGTCTAAGTGCATGTAATTTGCTAGCACTGCCGCTGATTGATAAAGCGCTCCCTCTACAGACAGACAGCAGCCAGAAAAAGCTGCCTCTTTCTTCAATGGCGCTAGAGTCTGCAAAACTGATTCTGGTGGTTGGATCTGGCCTCATTGCAGGCCTATTACTGCCGATCAGTTTGGGCTGGGTCGACACCGCTAGCGAATGGATTCTATTCGCCCTCCTCTTCTTCATTGGTATTCAACTTCGTAACAGTGGCCTTACGCTACGTCAGATCCTTCTTAACAAGCATGGCATGGTGATCGCTGCTACCATCATTGTGACTTCTATGCTTGGCGGTGTGATTGCTGCGTACCTCTTAGATATTCCTCTTTTCCGCGCACTCGCTATGTCTGCGGGCTTTGGCTGGTATTCGCTTGCAGGAATTTTAATGGGCGATGCTTTTGGGCCTGTTTATGGTGGCGCTTCGTTTATGTTGGAGCTGCTGCGTGAGTTAGTGGCTCTAGTCGTCATCCCTATGTTAATTCGAAGCTACCCTTGCACTTCTATCGGTTATGCGGGTGCAACAGCGATGGATTTCACGCTCCCTGTCATACAGACAACTGGCGGCGTACGCTGTGTACCTATTGCGATAGTCAGTGGTTTCATTTTGAGCCTACTAGTGCCTGTATTGATGCTATTCTTTGTATCTCTTGCTAACTAG
- the panP gene encoding pyridoxal-dependent aspartate 1-decarboxylase PanP, which produces MVTEQKTADVSFDSLLRIFTVPEGPDSTLTQIEDKLSQNLNQFLREHIVAEEKPLREIEKDFSNAHIPEQPEFVSEHTEHLLDSLVSHSVHTSAPSFIGHMTSALPYFLMPLSKIMIALNQNLVKIETSKAFTPLERQVLGMLHRLIYQQDDTFYSRWMHSANHSLGAFCSGGTIANITALWVARNNALKAQGEFKGVEKEGLFKAMKHYGYEGLAILVSERGHYSLKKAADVLGIGQEGLVSVKTNNDNRICTEDLKRKITELKSKNIKPFAVIGVAGTTETGNIDPLKKMAEICAEEACHFHVDAAWGGATLMSNNHRHLLDGIELADSVTIDAHKQLYIPMGAGMVLFKQPDAMTAIEHHAQYILRKGSKDLGSHTLEGSRSGMAMLVYAAMHIISRPGYELLIDQSINKARYFADLIKQQSDFELVSEPELCLLTYRYVPESVKLALGKANDADRTELNELLNELTKFIQKKQRETGKSFVSRTRLTPEAWSHQHIIVFRVVLANPLTGNEILTSVLEEQREIAKLAPNLMGKITALVSKIQS; this is translated from the coding sequence ATGGTTACGGAACAAAAAACAGCAGATGTAAGCTTTGACAGCCTACTGCGTATCTTTACGGTACCAGAGGGCCCAGACTCAACACTTACACAAATCGAAGACAAACTGTCACAGAATCTGAATCAATTTCTACGAGAACACATCGTGGCTGAAGAGAAGCCGCTTCGTGAGATTGAGAAGGACTTTTCCAATGCTCATATCCCTGAGCAGCCAGAGTTTGTTTCTGAACATACCGAGCACCTACTCGATTCGCTAGTTTCTCACTCAGTGCACACGTCAGCACCAAGCTTCATTGGCCACATGACGTCTGCCCTGCCGTACTTCTTGATGCCGCTGTCAAAGATCATGATTGCGCTCAACCAGAACCTAGTGAAAATCGAAACTTCAAAAGCATTTACACCGCTTGAGCGTCAAGTGCTGGGAATGCTGCATCGCCTTATCTACCAACAAGACGATACTTTTTACTCTCGCTGGATGCACAGTGCTAATCACTCGCTAGGGGCTTTTTGCTCTGGTGGTACCATAGCCAACATCACAGCTCTTTGGGTTGCACGTAACAATGCACTGAAAGCGCAAGGTGAATTTAAGGGCGTAGAGAAAGAAGGCCTGTTTAAGGCAATGAAGCACTACGGTTACGAAGGCCTAGCGATTTTGGTTTCTGAACGCGGCCACTACTCTCTTAAAAAAGCCGCTGATGTACTAGGTATTGGTCAAGAAGGCCTTGTTTCAGTTAAAACAAACAACGACAACCGAATCTGTACTGAAGATTTAAAGCGCAAGATCACCGAGCTAAAAAGCAAAAACATCAAGCCATTCGCTGTGATAGGTGTTGCAGGTACGACCGAGACCGGCAACATTGACCCTTTGAAAAAAATGGCTGAAATTTGTGCTGAAGAGGCGTGTCATTTCCACGTCGATGCAGCTTGGGGTGGTGCTACGTTAATGTCGAATAACCACCGCCATCTATTAGACGGCATTGAGTTAGCCGATTCAGTCACGATCGATGCCCATAAGCAGCTCTATATTCCTATGGGTGCAGGCATGGTGCTGTTCAAACAGCCTGATGCAATGACAGCCATCGAGCACCATGCGCAGTACATTCTGCGTAAAGGCTCAAAAGACCTAGGAAGCCACACTTTAGAGGGCTCTCGTTCGGGTATGGCGATGTTAGTTTATGCTGCGATGCATATCATTAGCCGTCCTGGCTATGAACTGCTGATCGACCAAAGCATTAATAAAGCACGCTATTTTGCAGACCTTATTAAACAGCAAAGTGACTTCGAGCTCGTTTCTGAACCTGAATTGTGTCTTCTGACTTACCGTTATGTGCCTGAAAGCGTTAAACTAGCGCTTGGAAAGGCCAACGATGCTGACCGTACAGAGCTTAACGAACTATTGAATGAACTCACTAAATTCATTCAGAAGAAACAGCGTGAAACGGGTAAGTCGTTCGTGTCTCGTACACGTCTCACCCCTGAAGCTTGGTCACACCAACATATCATCGTGTTTCGTGTAGTACTTGCTAACCCTCTAACGGGGAATGAGATCCTGACCTCTGTGCTTGAAGAGCAGCGAGAAATCGCTAAGCTAGCTCCGAATTTAATGGGTAAGATCACAGCCCTAGTCAGTAAGATTCAATCATAG
- a CDS encoding MurR/RpiR family transcriptional regulator, whose protein sequence is MNTLEKIQKNLENFSKSERKVAEVIMASPQTAIHSSIATLAKMADVSEPTVNRFCRRLDTKGFPDFKLHLAQSLANGTPYVNRNVEEDDGPDAYTHKIFESTMACLDVAKNSLDSMQVNRAVDLLTQAKRISFFGLGASSSVAKDAQNKFIRFNIPITCFEDIVMQRMSCINCSDNDVIVLISHTGRTKSQVEIANLARENGATVIAITAKDSPLDKASSLSISLDVPEDTDVYMPMASRVVQMTVIDVLATGFTLRRGTGFRENLKRVKESLRDSRYEKYSQF, encoded by the coding sequence ATGAATACATTAGAAAAAATACAAAAAAACCTGGAAAATTTCAGCAAGTCTGAGCGTAAAGTCGCCGAAGTCATTATGGCTTCCCCTCAAACTGCTATTCATTCTAGTATCGCTACATTGGCAAAAATGGCCGATGTAAGTGAGCCTACTGTTAATCGCTTTTGCCGTCGTTTAGATACGAAAGGCTTCCCTGACTTCAAATTGCATCTAGCTCAAAGCTTGGCAAACGGAACACCTTACGTGAACCGTAACGTTGAAGAAGATGATGGCCCTGATGCTTACACGCATAAGATTTTCGAATCGACAATGGCGTGTCTGGATGTCGCTAAAAACAGCCTAGACTCAATGCAAGTAAACCGCGCGGTTGACCTGCTAACGCAAGCTAAACGTATCTCCTTTTTCGGTTTAGGTGCGTCTTCGTCTGTCGCAAAAGATGCTCAAAACAAGTTCATCCGTTTCAACATTCCAATCACATGTTTCGAAGACATCGTGATGCAACGCATGAGCTGCATCAACTGTAGCGACAACGATGTTATCGTTCTTATTTCACACACTGGTCGCACTAAGAGCCAAGTTGAAATTGCGAACCTAGCTCGTGAAAATGGCGCAACAGTCATTGCTATCACAGCTAAAGACTCTCCACTGGATAAGGCAAGCTCACTGTCTATTTCACTGGATGTACCTGAAGACACTGATGTGTACATGCCAATGGCAAGCCGCGTTGTACAAATGACGGTTATCGATGTTCTGGCAACTGGCTTCACGCTGCGTCGTGGTACTGGTTTCCGCGAAAATCTAAAACGTGTGAAAGAGTCACTGCGTGATTCTCGCTACGAGAAGTACTCTCAGTTCTAA
- a CDS encoding iron-containing alcohol dehydrogenase, with protein MFQFMTSTKIIFGEGALQSSLSQFNQYGYSVLLVTGSNLDRTTIVTEYLDAQSMRYQHIAVSGEPNIKMVEEAATSARRFKPDMVVAMGGGSAIDMGKALAAVLPNQGNVYDYVEVVGRNVPLKTKPLPFIAIPTTASTGAEVTKNAVLKSGQDQVKISLRSPDMLADVAIVDPTLTYGTNLYLSGRGAMDAFTHLMEAYVCGDPNPLTDMICEEGLRKLSASVVKACVEDQPQARADLAFASMLGGMAITNAKLGAAHGLASALGGKIHAPHSVITARLAPLVMLENIEVAREQGRDDILARYQRIAAIVTGDSGAVEEQSVSWLSEVLETLEIPSLLHFGVCKTPFEDVAEDAMKSVAIKGNPLPLNKARLVHILEKVCRDCSCDSSQLQHKTHSDSGVESSFTIINSYASENSVVEKGNSWTI; from the coding sequence ATGTTTCAATTTATGACATCTACAAAGATCATCTTTGGTGAAGGAGCATTACAGTCTTCACTGTCTCAGTTTAACCAGTATGGGTATAGCGTGTTACTGGTCACTGGGAGCAACTTAGACAGAACCACTATTGTTACCGAATATCTCGATGCACAAAGCATGCGTTATCAGCATATAGCAGTGTCTGGCGAGCCTAATATTAAGATGGTCGAAGAAGCCGCTACTTCAGCGCGTCGGTTTAAGCCTGATATGGTCGTGGCAATGGGGGGTGGCAGTGCCATTGATATGGGGAAAGCGCTGGCTGCAGTCTTACCAAATCAAGGGAACGTGTATGACTATGTTGAAGTGGTCGGTCGCAATGTACCTTTGAAAACAAAACCATTACCCTTTATTGCTATTCCAACCACGGCAAGCACTGGTGCCGAAGTAACGAAAAATGCGGTACTTAAATCAGGCCAAGACCAAGTGAAAATCAGTCTACGTAGCCCGGATATGTTAGCGGACGTAGCGATAGTGGACCCAACGCTGACCTACGGTACGAATTTGTATCTGTCAGGGCGTGGGGCGATGGATGCCTTTACACATCTAATGGAAGCCTATGTTTGTGGTGACCCAAATCCACTCACCGATATGATTTGTGAAGAGGGCTTAAGAAAGCTAAGCGCTTCAGTGGTGAAAGCGTGTGTGGAAGACCAACCTCAAGCTCGGGCAGATCTTGCATTTGCTTCTATGCTAGGTGGCATGGCGATAACGAATGCTAAGTTGGGGGCGGCTCATGGCTTGGCGTCGGCGTTAGGTGGAAAAATACATGCGCCACACAGTGTGATTACTGCGCGCTTAGCACCCTTAGTGATGTTAGAGAACATCGAGGTTGCGAGAGAGCAGGGGCGTGATGATATATTGGCTCGCTATCAACGTATCGCAGCAATCGTGACGGGAGACAGTGGTGCAGTTGAAGAGCAATCAGTTAGTTGGTTGTCTGAGGTGTTGGAGACACTTGAGATTCCAAGCCTGCTGCACTTCGGGGTATGCAAAACACCCTTTGAGGATGTTGCGGAAGATGCGATGAAGTCTGTGGCGATCAAAGGGAATCCATTGCCGCTCAACAAAGCTCGTTTGGTGCACATTTTAGAGAAGGTTTGCCGCGACTGCAGTTGTGATTCTTCACAACTTCAACATAAGACCCACAGCGACAGTGGTGTGGAATCGAGTTTTACGATTATTAACTCTTACGCCTCAGAGAATAGCGTGGTGGAGAAGGGCAACAGCTGGACAATCTAA
- a CDS encoding GrxA family glutaredoxin has protein sequence MFVVIFGRPACPYCVRAKEHAETLKAKRDDFNYRYVDIHAEGISKADLEKTVGKPVETVPQIFVDQEHIGGCDDFEAYAKENLGLFD, from the coding sequence ATGTTTGTAGTAATATTTGGTCGCCCTGCTTGTCCATACTGTGTTCGTGCTAAAGAGCACGCTGAGACTCTTAAAGCTAAGCGCGATGACTTCAACTACCGTTATGTTGACATTCACGCTGAAGGCATCAGCAAAGCTGATCTAGAGAAAACTGTAGGTAAGCCAGTTGAAACTGTTCCTCAAATCTTTGTAGACCAAGAGCACATCGGCGGCTGCGACGACTTCGAAGCATACGCAAAAGAAAACCTAGGTCTTTTCGATTAA
- a CDS encoding aspartate:alanine antiporter, with translation MNIDVVLLLEQNPILLIFVVLAIGLAIGKIRFGNLQLGNSIGVLITSLVMGHLGFSFNAEALTIGFMLFIYCVGIEAGPNFFGIFFRDGKHYLILSLVVLSTAIALTYFCSEYLGLGFGLSAGMMAGALTATPILVGAQDALNSGLAEVPRNMDISLVIENLSVGYAMAYLVGLISMIMFARLIPKLQKVNLHDSAEQIAQERGLGASGQRKVYLPIIRAYRVGQELIDWTDGKNLRELGIYRQTGCYIERIRRNGILAHPDGDAILQEGDEIALVGFPDSHARLDPSFRNGKEVFDRNLLDLRIVEEEIVVKSDSIAGKRLSDLNLSEYGCFLNRVVRAQIEMPMDLNIVLAKGDVLQVSGEKSRVHGLAEKIGFISIHSQMADLMAFCSFFILGILFGLITMTFGQVSFGLGNAVGLLLSGIMLGFLRANHPTFGYVPQGALNMVKDLGLMFFMVGIGLSAGGKIFEHLTQVGPQVIGIALIVSVLPVIFAYLVGAYILKMNRALLFGAIIGARTCAPAMDIVNDHARSTIPALGYAGTYAIANILMTLAGTFIIIIS, from the coding sequence GTGAATATCGACGTTGTACTTTTGCTTGAGCAAAACCCTATTCTTCTCATCTTTGTCGTATTAGCGATTGGCCTTGCCATTGGTAAAATCCGCTTTGGAAATCTTCAATTAGGTAACTCGATTGGTGTCTTAATCACCTCGTTGGTAATGGGTCACCTTGGCTTCTCTTTCAACGCAGAAGCACTAACCATTGGCTTTATGCTGTTTATCTACTGTGTAGGTATTGAAGCTGGACCAAACTTCTTTGGTATCTTCTTTAGAGACGGTAAACACTACCTAATTCTGAGCTTAGTCGTACTCTCAACTGCTATCGCCCTTACCTATTTCTGTAGCGAATACTTAGGGTTAGGCTTCGGTTTGTCTGCGGGTATGATGGCTGGTGCACTCACAGCTACACCGATTCTTGTAGGTGCCCAAGACGCCCTCAATTCAGGACTTGCTGAAGTGCCTCGAAACATGGACATCAGTCTGGTAATTGAAAACCTATCGGTTGGCTATGCGATGGCATACTTGGTCGGCTTGATCAGTATGATCATGTTCGCTCGTTTGATTCCGAAGCTACAAAAGGTCAACCTACATGACTCGGCAGAACAGATTGCGCAAGAACGTGGTTTAGGCGCCTCTGGTCAGCGTAAAGTATACCTGCCAATCATTCGCGCATACCGCGTTGGGCAAGAACTGATTGACTGGACAGACGGCAAGAATCTGCGTGAGTTGGGTATCTACCGCCAAACAGGTTGTTACATTGAACGTATTCGTCGTAACGGCATTCTTGCCCACCCAGATGGTGACGCAATTCTGCAAGAAGGTGATGAGATCGCGCTAGTTGGCTTCCCAGATAGTCACGCTCGTCTTGATCCTAGCTTCAGAAACGGCAAAGAGGTATTCGACCGTAACCTGCTCGACCTTCGTATCGTTGAAGAAGAGATCGTCGTAAAAAGTGACAGCATTGCTGGCAAGCGTCTTTCAGACCTGAACCTATCTGAATACGGCTGTTTCCTGAACCGCGTAGTGCGTGCTCAAATCGAAATGCCGATGGATTTGAATATCGTACTGGCTAAAGGTGATGTACTTCAGGTCAGTGGTGAGAAGAGCCGTGTTCATGGTCTCGCTGAGAAAATCGGTTTCATCTCGATTCACAGTCAAATGGCAGACCTAATGGCATTCTGTAGTTTCTTTATTCTAGGGATTCTATTCGGTCTAATTACCATGACATTCGGTCAAGTTTCGTTTGGTTTGGGTAATGCCGTTGGCCTGTTACTTTCAGGCATTATGTTAGGCTTCTTACGAGCAAACCACCCTACTTTTGGCTACGTGCCCCAGGGCGCTCTGAATATGGTCAAGGACCTAGGTTTGATGTTCTTTATGGTCGGCATTGGCTTGAGTGCCGGTGGCAAGATATTTGAGCATTTAACTCAAGTCGGCCCACAGGTAATAGGTATTGCCTTGATTGTGAGTGTATTGCCGGTAATCTTCGCTTACTTAGTGGGAGCGTATATTCTTAAAATGAACCGAGCGCTATTGTTTGGTGCCATCATCGGCGCTAGAACCTGTGCACCAGCGATGGATATTGTAAACGACCACGCTCGCTCAACTATCCCAGCTCTAGGTTATGCGGGTACATACGCGATAGCCAACATATTGATGACCCTAGCGGGTACTTTCATCATCATTATCAGCTAA
- the fabV gene encoding enoyl-ACP reductase FabV, whose product MIIKPRIRGFICTTTHPVGCEANVKEQIAYTKAQGPIANAPKRVLVVGSSSGYGLSSRIAAAFGGGASTIGVFFEKAGTEKKPGTAGYYNSAAFDKLAKEEGLYSKSLNGDAFSNEAKQKTIDLIKEDLGQVDMVVYSLASPVRKMPETGEVIRSSLKPIGETYTSTAVDTNKDTIIEASVEPATEEEIKDTVTVMGGEDWELWINALSEAGVLADGCKTVAYSYIGTELTWPIYWDGALGKAKMDLDRAAAALNEKLGQTGGTANVAVLKSVVTQASSAIPVMPLYIAMVFKKMREEGVHEGCMEQIFRMFSQRLYKEDGSAAEVDEKNRLRLDDWELREDIQEHCRNLWPQITTENLKELTDYVEYKEEFLKLFGFGVEGVDYDADVNPAVEFDVADI is encoded by the coding sequence ATGATCATCAAACCTCGAATTCGCGGATTCATCTGTACTACAACACACCCAGTTGGTTGTGAAGCTAACGTAAAAGAACAAATCGCTTACACCAAAGCTCAAGGCCCAATTGCAAATGCACCAAAACGTGTACTTGTTGTGGGTTCTTCTAGTGGCTATGGCTTGTCTTCTCGTATCGCAGCTGCATTTGGTGGCGGCGCTTCAACTATCGGTGTTTTCTTCGAAAAAGCTGGTACTGAGAAAAAGCCAGGTACAGCTGGCTACTACAACTCAGCAGCATTCGATAAGCTAGCAAAAGAAGAAGGCCTATACTCGAAAAGCCTAAATGGCGATGCTTTCTCAAACGAAGCTAAGCAAAAGACAATCGACCTAATTAAAGAAGATCTAGGTCAAGTTGATATGGTGGTTTACTCACTGGCTTCTCCAGTACGTAAAATGCCTGAGACTGGCGAAGTTATTCGTTCTTCTCTTAAACCTATCGGCGAGACGTACACTTCAACAGCGGTTGACACTAACAAAGACACAATCATTGAAGCAAGCGTAGAGCCTGCAACAGAAGAAGAGATCAAAGACACAGTAACCGTAATGGGCGGTGAAGACTGGGAACTTTGGATCAACGCTCTATCTGAAGCTGGCGTTCTTGCTGACGGCTGTAAGACAGTTGCTTACAGCTACATCGGTACTGAGCTAACGTGGCCAATCTACTGGGATGGCGCGCTAGGTAAAGCGAAGATGGATCTAGACCGCGCAGCAGCGGCTCTAAACGAGAAACTAGGTCAAACTGGCGGTACAGCAAACGTTGCTGTTCTTAAGTCTGTTGTGACTCAAGCAAGTTCTGCAATTCCAGTAATGCCACTGTACATCGCAATGGTATTTAAGAAGATGCGTGAAGAAGGCGTACACGAAGGTTGTATGGAACAGATCTTCCGTATGTTCAGCCAACGTCTATACAAAGAAGATGGCAGCGCAGCAGAAGTGGATGAGAAGAACCGCCTACGTCTAGATGACTGGGAACTTCGTGAAGACATCCAAGAACACTGCCGCAACCTATGGCCACAGATCACGACTGAAAACCTAAAAGAACTAACTGACTACGTAGAGTACAAAGAAGAGTTCTTGAAGCTATTCGGCTTCGGCGTTGAAGGCGTAGATTACGACGCAGACGTTAACCCAGCTGTTGAGTTTGATGTAGCAGACATCTAA